The Synechococcus sp. MW101C3 genome has a segment encoding these proteins:
- a CDS encoding toxin-antitoxin system HicB family antitoxin produces MPPELHEKLALTAEAQGKSLNTLAQEALQ; encoded by the coding sequence ATCCCTCCTGAGTTACACGAGAAGTTAGCGTTGACGGCGGAGGCGCAGGGCAAGAGCCTCAACACACTTGCTCAGGAAGCACTCCAGTGA
- a CDS encoding DUF2971 domain-containing protein has translation MPKRRQGGGEGFKPTHQSSHGNPMSKAETILHALHSAPEVDRRKFLRSQSFPSMLYKFKAVDIKKPHILEDIVVGSRLYLSSPELFNDPFDMMPRVTVEGDLSSLLTKIKSLPAPSPQAKQDAIRKAQSIWQEHGWPGISNEFKIQESAEALFRETGVFCFSTSCKGSENDSASRESGPRNNLMWSHYGDSHRGICLQFQVFRYPLILRRLVRVSYSDSFPEINWISPAFEQECLYAATNKHSRWSYENEWRHVQPNSAGSYLHFEPGFLSGIILGAKISESSIGEISRILGRRDQMGLPPLKKYRAEMKQGSYQIKLSRWIT, from the coding sequence ATGCCAAAAAGACGACAAGGTGGCGGTGAAGGCTTTAAGCCAACGCATCAATCAAGCCATGGCAATCCAATGAGCAAGGCAGAGACGATTCTGCATGCACTTCATTCGGCACCAGAAGTAGATCGGAGAAAGTTCCTGCGCAGCCAGAGCTTTCCGAGCATGCTGTATAAGTTCAAAGCAGTTGACATCAAGAAACCGCATATTCTTGAGGATATAGTTGTAGGCTCGAGACTTTATCTTAGCAGTCCAGAGTTGTTCAATGATCCATTTGACATGATGCCTCGCGTGACAGTTGAGGGGGATCTTTCAAGTCTGCTCACAAAGATCAAGTCACTGCCTGCGCCAAGTCCGCAGGCCAAGCAGGATGCAATAAGGAAAGCCCAATCAATTTGGCAAGAACACGGTTGGCCCGGAATTTCAAATGAGTTTAAAATTCAAGAATCCGCTGAGGCACTCTTCAGGGAAACGGGTGTTTTTTGCTTCAGTACATCCTGTAAAGGATCAGAGAATGATTCGGCATCGAGAGAGAGCGGACCTCGCAATAACCTTATGTGGAGCCATTATGGCGATAGTCACCGAGGTATCTGCCTGCAGTTTCAGGTGTTCAGGTATCCGCTGATACTGCGTCGCTTAGTCCGAGTCTCGTACTCGGACAGCTTTCCTGAAATTAACTGGATTTCACCCGCCTTTGAGCAAGAGTGCCTTTATGCAGCGACAAATAAGCACTCTCGCTGGTCTTACGAAAATGAATGGAGGCACGTTCAACCCAATTCTGCCGGTTCTTACTTACACTTTGAACCAGGCTTTCTCTCGGGCATTATCTTAGGTGCCAAGATTTCTGAAAGCTCTATTGGCGAGATTTCACGGATTTTGGGAAGGCGCGATCAGATGGGGCTGCCACCGCTGAAAAAATACCGAGCTGAAATGAAGCAGGGCTCATATCAAATCAAGCTTTCTCGGTGGATCACATAG
- a CDS encoding HEPN domain-containing protein, whose product MNREEFENRMRSADAELRQQGYSVGMRAHLAFDRISPNSSFTFLPAWQRKIFPDRDHEGQDLHDKVQEWYREHYGERSQWILRLDSIPIIALDDIYFLRIPICFGAGPHRVSFMELVEGFTPHTGSLLADEEIRSIRRDFEEGYPLMLSIQNLLNAVRSTSSSPRLAGDPFLISADRDRIIAGRSLTIPYDTNNSAFHSQQWTEKMLKSLLFTVEGMEEISIKKDFSHGVLKIWDFLKTKHEGYAHLEGSIQAVSSITMEVRYSKDELSLRDAVSIFWESLRVSAYCAEILHRGCQNQEDA is encoded by the coding sequence ATGAACAGAGAAGAGTTCGAGAACAGGATGCGGTCAGCTGATGCTGAGCTTAGACAGCAAGGATATTCTGTTGGCATGCGAGCCCATCTGGCTTTTGATAGGATTTCGCCCAACTCCTCATTCACTTTTCTTCCAGCATGGCAAAGAAAGATATTTCCAGATCGAGACCATGAAGGCCAGGATCTTCACGACAAAGTACAAGAATGGTACAGGGAGCATTACGGTGAACGATCTCAGTGGATTCTGCGCCTAGACTCGATTCCAATCATCGCATTGGATGATATCTATTTCCTCCGAATACCAATCTGTTTTGGTGCTGGGCCTCACAGGGTAAGCTTCATGGAGCTGGTTGAGGGGTTTACCCCACATACGGGATCATTGCTTGCAGACGAAGAGATCAGATCAATAAGGCGAGACTTCGAAGAGGGGTATCCACTAATGCTTTCTATTCAGAATTTATTAAACGCAGTGAGATCAACGTCATCATCACCTAGGCTTGCCGGCGATCCATTTCTCATTAGCGCAGATCGAGATCGTATAATTGCTGGAAGAAGTCTTACGATTCCCTATGACACAAATAACTCGGCTTTCCACTCACAGCAATGGACCGAGAAGATGCTCAAGTCATTACTGTTCACTGTTGAAGGAATGGAAGAAATCTCAATTAAGAAAGACTTCAGTCACGGAGTGCTCAAAATCTGGGATTTTTTGAAGACAAAACACGAAGGCTATGCGCATCTTGAGGGCAGCATTCAGGCGGTTTCCAGCATTACGATGGAAGTAAGATATTCAAAGGACGAGCTTTCACTTCGTGATGCAGTCAGTATCTTTTGGGAGTCCCTTAGGGTATCTGCTTACTGCGCAGAGATTCTTCATCGCGGATGCCAGAATCAAGAAGACGCTTAA
- a CDS encoding helix-turn-helix domain-containing protein encodes MVERGMSLASPSLREALQRARKARRVSQLELALQLGVSQRHVSFVESGRSRPSRELLIAWLRVLDAPLALSNETLLMAGYAPAYTEGQLDDPWLADAGQALEQLLKAHEPAPALILDAEWNLLRMNSGTIWLATTLMPSAAALMGQGPVNLLDLLTHPEGLARHVTNLDDVGPRFLAMLRREAAVHPSLQPRMAAYEAFLVSRLGSAAPSGSSSRPQAPVLTTRFASPYGELAFFSMFSTFGTPNDITLASLRVEHMFPADDATRSVLKQQMS; translated from the coding sequence TTGGTTGAACGCGGCATGTCCCTTGCATCTCCATCCCTCAGAGAGGCCCTCCAGAGGGCCCGCAAGGCCCGACGCGTCAGCCAACTTGAGCTGGCGCTGCAACTGGGGGTTTCCCAGCGCCATGTCAGCTTTGTCGAGAGCGGCCGCTCCCGTCCGAGCCGCGAGCTGCTGATCGCCTGGCTGCGGGTTCTCGACGCACCCCTGGCCCTCAGCAATGAGACATTGCTCATGGCCGGGTACGCCCCCGCCTACACCGAGGGGCAGCTGGACGATCCGTGGCTGGCCGATGCAGGACAGGCCCTCGAACAGCTGCTGAAGGCCCATGAACCCGCGCCGGCCCTGATCCTCGATGCCGAATGGAATCTGCTGCGCATGAACAGCGGGACCATCTGGTTGGCGACAACACTCATGCCATCCGCCGCGGCCCTGATGGGCCAGGGGCCCGTGAACCTCCTCGACCTGCTCACGCATCCGGAAGGTCTGGCTCGCCACGTGACCAACCTCGACGACGTGGGTCCGCGCTTCCTGGCGATGCTTCGCCGTGAAGCCGCAGTCCATCCTTCGCTGCAGCCTCGTATGGCCGCCTATGAGGCCTTCCTGGTCTCGCGTCTCGGCAGCGCGGCACCATCGGGATCAAGCTCGCGCCCCCAAGCGCCCGTACTCACCACGCGGTTCGCCTCACCGTACGGGGAACTTGCGTTTTTCAGCATGTTCTCGACGTTTGGAACGCCGAATGACATCACGCTGGCTTCGCTGCGAGTGGAGCATATGTTCCCGGCGGACGATGCCACGCGCTCGGTGCTCAAGCAGCAGATGAGTTGA
- a CDS encoding DUF2834 domain-containing protein produces the protein MQRALIVIVLALFAALSGAALWYHGYWGIIEPNFRSFAAAQVFADLVIALTLVLVWMWRDARAQGRNPWPWILATLAVGSFGPLGYLLTRREADSSASKA, from the coding sequence ATGCAACGCGCTCTGATCGTCATCGTCCTTGCCCTCTTTGCTGCCCTGAGTGGCGCAGCCCTCTGGTACCACGGCTACTGGGGCATCATCGAGCCGAATTTCCGCAGCTTCGCAGCAGCCCAGGTCTTCGCCGACCTGGTGATTGCGCTGACCCTCGTGTTGGTGTGGATGTGGCGCGATGCGAGGGCGCAGGGGCGGAACCCCTGGCCTTGGATCCTGGCCACGCTGGCTGTGGGTTCCTTCGGCCCCCTGGGTTACCTGCTCACCCGTCGGGAGGCTGATTCCTCGGCATCCAAGGCGTGA
- a CDS encoding VOC family protein, which yields MSFSRILTNICADDLAACRDFYVQLLGFVVKYDSDWYVQLGAPGPLELEFGIIKRTHDLVPKAYQTAPTGMYVTFVVLDVDEVYKKAQEMGVTVIQEPRNEFYGQRRFLVIDPAGCLIDVCSPWSEQEK from the coding sequence ATGTCCTTCAGCCGAATCCTCACGAACATCTGCGCCGACGATCTCGCCGCATGCCGTGACTTCTACGTTCAGCTGCTGGGCTTTGTGGTGAAGTACGACAGTGATTGGTACGTGCAGCTGGGAGCCCCGGGACCCTTGGAGCTTGAGTTCGGCATCATCAAGCGGACGCATGACCTCGTCCCCAAGGCCTACCAGACCGCTCCGACGGGAATGTATGTGACCTTCGTTGTTCTGGATGTCGATGAGGTCTACAAGAAGGCACAGGAGATGGGCGTAACAGTGATCCAGGAACCGCGAAACGAGTTCTACGGTCAACGCCGGTTCCTGGTGATTGACCCAGCCGGTTGCCTCATTGATGTGTGCTCGCCATGGAGCGAGCAGGAGAAGTGA
- a CDS encoding arsenate reductase ArsC, with product MTKRARQRVLVVCTGNSARSIMAEALFQALGQGAVEVASAGSAPTGRVHPLALEQISRLPVDPGQFTSKSLAAVLEASADPFDLVITVCDHATRHCDPLPAGTTRLHWGLPDPAAHTEMEEARTAFSACFDVLAQRIGDLLGSDLQRA from the coding sequence GTGACGAAGAGAGCCAGGCAGCGGGTGCTGGTGGTGTGCACCGGCAATTCGGCGCGCAGCATCATGGCGGAAGCCCTGTTTCAGGCCCTCGGTCAGGGGGCCGTCGAGGTCGCCAGCGCCGGCAGTGCCCCCACCGGGCGGGTCCATCCGCTGGCGCTGGAGCAGATCAGCCGCCTGCCCGTCGACCCCGGCCAGTTCACCAGCAAGAGCCTGGCGGCGGTGCTGGAGGCGTCGGCCGACCCGTTCGATCTGGTGATCACCGTGTGCGATCACGCGACCCGTCACTGCGACCCGCTGCCAGCCGGCACCACGCGGCTGCATTGGGGACTGCCCGACCCTGCTGCGCACACAGAGATGGAAGAGGCGAGAACAGCCTTCTCCGCCTGCTTTGACGTGCTGGCCCAACGGATCGGCGACCTGCTGGGCAGCGATCTGCAGCGGGCCTGA
- the rnc gene encoding ribonuclease III codes for MTPPGPTLSPRRQRQLLAFLASLGLEEPSTGLSGLASIDEALTHTSAGLARNHERLEFLGDAVLRLAASEHLQRLHPQLSVGARSELRAQIVSDRWLADLGDRCGIDAVVRLGAMAAGDAAARRTIRAEACEALIGALYETWGTLEPVHRWLSPHWSESIAALLADPHRHNWKQALQEWTQARGLGLPAYSCEECSQGHGDPRRFRSAVVVASYAAASPLGEGWGRSRREAEQQAASAALRVLELEQGAEALRPAPGC; via the coding sequence ATGACGCCCCCAGGCCCAACGCTGAGCCCCCGCCGGCAGCGCCAGCTGCTGGCCTTCCTGGCCAGCCTGGGGCTGGAGGAGCCCAGCACGGGCCTGTCGGGTCTGGCTTCGATCGATGAGGCCCTCACCCACACCTCCGCCGGCCTGGCGCGCAACCATGAGCGGCTGGAGTTTCTCGGCGATGCGGTGCTGCGGCTGGCCGCCTCCGAGCACCTGCAGCGCCTGCACCCGCAGCTGAGCGTGGGCGCGCGTTCGGAGCTGCGGGCCCAGATCGTCAGCGACCGCTGGCTGGCGGACCTGGGCGATCGCTGCGGGATCGATGCGGTGGTGCGGCTTGGCGCCATGGCGGCCGGGGATGCCGCAGCGCGGCGCACGATCCGCGCCGAGGCCTGTGAAGCCCTGATCGGCGCGCTCTACGAAACCTGGGGAACCCTGGAGCCGGTGCACCGCTGGCTCTCCCCCCACTGGTCGGAGAGCATCGCGGCGCTGCTGGCCGATCCGCACCGCCACAACTGGAAGCAGGCCCTGCAGGAATGGACCCAGGCGCGGGGGCTGGGTCTGCCCGCCTACAGCTGTGAAGAGTGCAGCCAGGGGCATGGCGATCCGCGCCGCTTCCGCAGCGCCGTGGTGGTGGCCAGCTACGCCGCCGCATCACCGCTGGGCGAAGGCTGGGGCCGTTCGCGCCGCGAGGCCGAACAGCAGGCGGCCAGCGCGGCGCTCAGGGTGCTGGAACTGGAGCAGGGCGCCGAAGCGCTCAGGCCTGCTCCAGGCTGCTGA
- a CDS encoding NAD(P)H dehydrogenase subunit NdhS: MAVSALPILPGSTVVVRDPRSIYNGYRGFVQRLSGKQVAVLFEGGNWDKLVTLPLSSLEQA; encoded by the coding sequence ATGGCTGTCAGCGCGCTGCCGATCCTGCCCGGGTCCACCGTGGTGGTCCGCGACCCACGCTCGATCTACAACGGCTACCGCGGCTTCGTGCAGCGCCTCAGCGGCAAGCAGGTGGCGGTGCTGTTCGAGGGCGGCAACTGGGACAAGCTGGTGACGCTGCCCCTCAGCAGCCTGGAGCAGGCCTGA
- the rimM gene encoding ribosome maturation factor RimM (Essential for efficient processing of 16S rRNA) translates to MAKGAPPRRDGADLPPQEAPAADPWLVVGRIVAAQGLEGELRVLPRTDFPERFTRPGPRWLRKQQEPPRPVRLLSGRQLPGRELFVVRLEGIGNRSAAEAIVQHDLLVEASDRPPLADGEFHLFDLQGLEVRLAPGGTPIGTVVDLIHAGNDLLEVRLSEGRRVLIPFVTPIVPRVEVSEGWLEITPPPGLLDP, encoded by the coding sequence ATGGCAAAAGGGGCACCACCGCGCCGTGATGGGGCTGACCTGCCGCCGCAGGAGGCCCCTGCGGCCGATCCCTGGCTGGTGGTGGGGCGGATCGTGGCCGCCCAGGGCCTGGAAGGGGAGCTGCGCGTGCTGCCGCGCACCGATTTCCCGGAGCGCTTCACCCGCCCGGGGCCCCGCTGGCTGCGGAAGCAGCAGGAGCCTCCCCGGCCTGTGCGCCTGCTCAGTGGCCGTCAGCTGCCGGGGCGGGAGCTGTTCGTGGTGCGGCTGGAGGGGATCGGCAACCGCTCAGCGGCGGAGGCGATCGTGCAGCACGACCTGCTGGTGGAGGCGAGTGACCGCCCGCCGCTGGCCGACGGGGAGTTTCACCTGTTCGATCTGCAGGGGCTGGAGGTGCGGCTGGCGCCCGGCGGCACGCCAATCGGCACCGTCGTCGACCTGATCCACGCCGGGAATGACCTGCTGGAGGTGAGGCTGAGCGAGGGGCGGCGGGTGCTGATCCCCTTCGTGACACCGATCGTGCCGCGGGTGGAGGTCAGCGAAGGGTGGCTGGAAATCACACCGCCGCCGGGTTTGCTGGATCCCTGA